GTCGAACGGCGGCATGGGCGGCGACCCGGGCGGAGGTGGCGGGAAGCCGAAGAGCTTCATCGTCCCGAACATGAGGAAGGTCAATCCCGCGACGATGCGGAGCACGCTGAGCACTCGGCTAGGCCACGGCGCACGCGCCGGATCGTAGATCGACATCGGTTGCTCCATTTTTTCGGTTGATGTGCCCGCGATGCCGCCTGGCCCGCGGATGGGTTCCCGCCGAACATCGAACTACGCCGCGATCAACGACCGCAAAACATCTCCCGAACACACGTGCCGGACGCAGATCGAGAGTGGTCCTCTCCACCAGCGTCGATCCGGCGCGCGGGGATTCGACATCCGCGCGCCGGACCCGCTGCCCTCACGCGATATCGGCGACGCCGGCGAGGTACTCGGACAGGCGCTCGAGCGTCTGGTTGCCGCCCTCCACCGCGTACCCCATCACAGCCGCCCGCGCTTCGGGCGTGGGGAAGATGGTGCGGAGGGTGACCCGCGTCTTCCCGCCTTCTTCGCCGAAGGTGACGGTGACCTGGAAGCCGCGGCCGTCCTCCTCGCCCGTGCCGTGGGCGTACGCGAGCCGCTCGGGCCTCACCACCTCGGTGTACTCGATGAGGTTGGGATAGTCGGTGCCGTCCGGCCCGTGCATGATGAAGCGCCACACGCCGCCGGGCCGCGCGTCCTTCTCGTGCGTGGTCGTGCGGAACCCGCGCGGGCCCCACCACCGGCCGATCGCCTCGGCGTCGGTGAACGCGTCGAACACGCGGTCGCGCGGCGCGTCGAAGTCGCGGGTGATGACGAGCTCGCGGTCGGCGGTGTCCGTGGCGGCGTCAGTCGCTGTTGCCATCTCGCTGCTCCTTGCTCTGAAGTTCGTGGAGGTACTCGTCCAGCCGGTCGAAGCTCTCGTCCCAGAATCGGCGGTACTGCGCCACCCAGTCGGCCACCTCGCGCAGCGGCTCCGCCTGTAGCCGCGACGGCCGCCACTGCGCCTCGCGGCCGCGGGAGATGAGCCCCGCCCGCTCCAGCACGCGCAGGTGCTTGGAGACGGCGGGCAGGCTCATGGCGAACGGCTCCGCGAGCTGCGTGACCGTCGCCTCGCCCTCCGCGAGCCGGGCGAGGATGGCGCGGCGCGTGGGATCGGCCAGGGCGGCCAGGGTGGTGCTGAGCTGGTCGGACTGCATCACGTCTCCCGCTCGACTGCCCCATCAATTAAACCTACTGGTTAAATACACCGACTGCCGCGCCGCGTCAAGGCTCTTCATCGGCAGAAAACCAACGAAGCGCCGGCCGAGGCCGAAACGTAGCGGCGGGCTGAGACGCGCATCCGACGCACGCCGGCCGTACATCTACCGTTCTGGAGATGTACGGCCGGCAAAGCGGCGTCACCGCGCGGGGACGTCGATGCTGGCAAGGTGGCGTACGGCCGAGCTGTTGCCTTCCACCAGGCGGAACGGGAGGATCTGCACCGTGGGCCGATCTGCGTTGCGGTCGCTGCGCAGGACGACGAGCACGCCGCGGCTGACGCCCATCGCCCCGGCGCTGAAGTAGGTCACGCCCACGTGGTACGTGCCCGGGACGAGCTTGCCGGTGCGCACCACCTCGGGCCCGAAGCCCTGCGTGATGTCCTGGTACAGCTCCAGCCCCTGCGCGGTGGTCTTGTGGCTGAAGAAGCACTCCTCGCCCGCGGGATCGACCACGTGCAGGTCCACGTCGTTGCCGTCCGCGTCCCACGCCAGGGTCACGCGCAGGGCGTCGCGGCGTTCCAGGTCCACTCCGTACTCGGCTGCCTCGCCGCGGATCTCGGCGCGGCGGCGCGGCTCCTTCGCCATCCACGCGCGGAGCACGTAGCCCAACTCCTCGTGCACCACGCGCTGCGCATCGCGATACCACGCCGGGAAGGTCTGGCGCGTCGCATCCTCCAGCACGCGCGCGGCTTCCTGCTCGCGCCCGTCCTGCCACAGCATGAGCGCGAGATGGCGGTAGCCGTTGATGCGGTCCGGCCGCTGCGCCAGTGCGCGCCGCAGCGGCGTCTCGGCCAGGCGCGCGGCGTTCACGCGCAGGAGCAGGAGCCCGGCGCGCTGGAGAAGCTCGGGCTTGCCGTCTGCGACCTCCACGAGCGAGCCGAGGGCGCGCTCGGCCTCTTCGCGGCGGCCCAGGTTCACGTCGGCCTCGCCCAGCGCCTCGTAGACCTGCGGGTTCTCCGGATCGTACGGCTGCCAGTCGAGCGCCAGGTCGCGGAGCGCCGGCCAGTCGCGCCGGGCCCACAGCGCGTCCGCGAGCTGATTCCGCACGCTGCGGTCGCGCGGCTCCGCACGCAGCGCCGCGCGCAGGCTGTCCACGCGCTCCGCCGTCACCGGCGCGGGGCGCGTCCACGCCGGCGCCTTCATCCGCGCCGCCTCGCCCGCCGCGGGCGAGACCATCTGCCCCGCCGCGCGGCCCGCGACCTGTCCCTGCACGTCTCCTCCCGTAGCCTGCCCTGGCACGACAGGAGCCGGCGGCGGCGGCGGTGGGGGAGGAGGTGGCGGCGGCGCGGGCGGCGGCGGGCCTGCCGACGCCTCGTCCGCGGCGGCGGCGGGCTCGCCGGCCTGCGCTTCCGCGCGCTCCTCCGGGGCCGCGTTCGTGGCCGTGGGGGGAAGGGGCACGTTCCCGTACGCCTCCCGCTCCCGGCGCGCCGGGAGCGAGTCGGCGTCCCGCTTGGGCGCCTCGGCCTGGGCGACCTGCAACGCGGCGGGGTCGCGGTCCACGCGGACGATGCCTTCCTCGCCGACGGCCAGAATCTCCGCCAGCGCGCGCCGGTCCAGCCCGAAGCGCCGGTAGTCGCGCTCCGTCTCCAGCACCAGCATGGTCGTGCGCGGCGAGAGCACGCGGTGCTCTACGGAGATGCGGACCTCCTCGCGTGCCAGAGCGGCGCGCGTGGAGTCGTCCGTG
The window above is part of the Longimicrobiaceae bacterium genome. Proteins encoded here:
- a CDS encoding SRPBCC family protein, with the protein product MATATDAATDTADRELVITRDFDAPRDRVFDAFTDAEAIGRWWGPRGFRTTTHEKDARPGGVWRFIMHGPDGTDYPNLIEYTEVVRPERLAYAHGTGEEDGRGFQVTVTFGEEGGKTRVTLRTIFPTPEARAAVMGYAVEGGNQTLERLSEYLAGVADIA
- a CDS encoding metalloregulator ArsR/SmtB family transcription factor, translated to MQSDQLSTTLAALADPTRRAILARLAEGEATVTQLAEPFAMSLPAVSKHLRVLERAGLISRGREAQWRPSRLQAEPLREVADWVAQYRRFWDESFDRLDEYLHELQSKEQRDGNSD